One window from the genome of Carnobacteriaceae bacterium zg-84 encodes:
- a CDS encoding CBS domain-containing protein: MQLNARQKKIVELVKMYEPITSDEIAQRLAVGKSTLRNELSVLVMVGVLSAKPNVGYYCNESFSSVSNRKLFDDVKVKDVMGVAITAKNTEPFSDVVTKLYVHDIGTVFIVNEENHLVGVVSRKDMLKMAISNHNVSAVPIALAMTRIPNVVFCQEDEYFVDGLKRLITHQVDCLPVVQKDGEHYIVVGRISKTISIGLMLDLLEESSC, encoded by the coding sequence ATGCAGTTAAATGCACGTCAAAAAAAAATTGTAGAGTTAGTAAAAATGTATGAGCCAATCACTAGTGACGAGATAGCGCAGAGATTGGCTGTTGGAAAATCAACATTAAGAAATGAATTGTCTGTATTGGTCATGGTGGGTGTGTTATCTGCAAAGCCTAATGTTGGTTATTATTGTAATGAGTCTTTTTCATCTGTAAGTAATAGGAAACTATTTGATGACGTGAAAGTGAAAGATGTTATGGGAGTAGCTATTACGGCGAAGAATACAGAGCCTTTTTCAGATGTAGTCACAAAGTTATATGTTCATGATATTGGTACGGTGTTTATTGTAAATGAGGAAAATCATTTAGTTGGTGTTGTTTCAAGAAAAGATATGTTAAAAATGGCTATTTCAAATCATAATGTATCAGCAGTGCCTATTGCTTTAGCAATGACACGTATACCGAATGTTGTATTTTGTCAAGAGGATGAATATTTTGTGGATGGTTTAAAACGTTTAATAACACATCAAGTGGATTGTTTACCAGTTGTGCAAAAAGATGGTGAACATTATATTGTAGTCGGCAGAATTTCTAAAACAATTAGCATTGGCTTAATGCTAGATTTATTGGAGGAGTCATCATGTTAA
- a CDS encoding kinase/pyrophosphorylase produces MLKIQIISDSLGNTAKDVVKATLSQFDENDVLYEVVRNPFVTTKEEIIQIIDKMSSGKDIVVQTLVDKALAEFSRDYASRHDIYVLDILSEFLSVLENRFQCPAKNKPGIIRRTNEDYFERIRAIEFTVKYDDGKDVSGLKEADLVLIGVSRTSKTPLSMYLANKNIKVMNIPLVPEITLPKELYEIDSRKIVGLTTSIEQLNSIRTQRLKTLGVVYDNQYSDELRIFEELEYAHTIMKKLKCPIINVENRAIEETAEIILDLIRTNGLKTINI; encoded by the coding sequence ATGTTAAAGATTCAAATTATTTCTGATTCTTTAGGGAATACGGCTAAAGATGTTGTTAAAGCTACTTTATCGCAGTTTGATGAAAACGATGTGCTGTATGAAGTGGTGAGAAATCCATTTGTGACAACAAAAGAGGAAATTATACAAATCATCGATAAAATGTCTAGTGGTAAAGATATTGTGGTGCAAACATTAGTAGATAAAGCACTAGCAGAGTTCAGTAGAGATTATGCAAGTCGACATGATATTTATGTGTTAGATATTTTGAGTGAATTTTTAAGTGTTTTAGAGAATAGATTTCAGTGTCCTGCTAAAAATAAACCAGGGATTATTAGGCGAACTAATGAAGATTACTTTGAGCGTATTCGTGCGATCGAGTTTACAGTGAAGTATGATGACGGGAAAGATGTTAGTGGATTAAAAGAAGCGGATTTAGTATTGATCGGTGTGTCGAGAACGTCTAAAACGCCATTGAGTATGTATTTAGCCAATAAAAATATTAAAGTTATGAATATACCTCTTGTTCCTGAAATTACGTTGCCGAAAGAATTGTATGAAATAGATAGTAGAAAGATTGTAGGGTTGACAACCAGTATAGAACAACTCAATTCAATTCGTACACAACGGTTAAAAACATTAGGTGTTGTGTACGATAATCAATATTCTGATGAATTACGTATTTTTGAAGAACTCGAATATGCACATACGATTATGAAAAAATTAAAATGTCCAATTATCAACGTTGAAAATCGTGCTATTGAAGAAACGGCAGAAATTATTCTTGACTTGATTAGAACAAATGGTTTAAAAACAATCAATATATAG
- a CDS encoding pyruvate, phosphate dikinase, translated as MKTMKKYVYHFSEGNKEMNALLGGKGANLAEMTSLGVNVPPGFTITTEACRDYYVQEKTLSDDVKDQIDTALSTLEQTIGKRLGDTENPLLVSVRSGSVFSMPGMMDTVLNLGLNDETTEALARQNNDKKFAYDSYRRFIQMFSDVVMGIEKYRFEQVLAEVKRENCIAHDRDLSANLLLSIIERFKDIYFKETGNRFPTDVKEQLLLTVEAVFKSWNNQRAKVYRKLNNISDSLGTAVNVQAMVFGNMGNTSGTGVCFSRNPVDGTKVLFGEYLIDAQGEDVVAGIRTPQPIETLKEELPQVYEELVRVVEKLENHYKDMQDIEFTVENNRLYLLQTRNAKRTAKAAVEVAVTLVDEGILTKEEAILRITTDDINKLLHPTFDEKALKEATLLATGLAASPGAAVGHIYFTAQEAVKASKEKNVILLRQETSPEDIEGMVSSQAIVTSTGGMTSHAAVVARGMGKCCVCGCQNLVIDEQAKTVRIEDTILREGDMLSVDGSTGCIYLGEIKQASAVKQESFARLMTWVDEIRELMVYVNADNAHDTQVGLSFGAAGVGLCRTEHMFFEENRIGLVRKMILSNDLESRLVFLNQLEVIQRDDFYQMFNVLNGKSINIRLLDPPLHEFLPHEEKQIVALSKELGCSREELEAKIASLSEFNPMMGHRGCRLGVTYPEVYLMQAKAISSAAIQAKKEGVDVHVEIMIPLVSVVEELVFLKTQIEHLVESQIEESGVSFQYKIGTMIEIPRACFIADQLAEHAAFFSFGTNDLTQLTYGYSRDDASKFIDIYKQKHILAHDPFVHLDESGVLSLIKMAKEKAKKVNPNIKIGVCGEHGGDEKSVILCGKIGLEYVSCSPYRVLIAKLAAAKAAILKK; from the coding sequence ATGAAGACTATGAAAAAATATGTATATCATTTTTCAGAAGGAAATAAAGAGATGAATGCCTTACTAGGAGGTAAAGGTGCTAACTTAGCAGAAATGACAAGTTTAGGTGTTAATGTACCACCCGGATTTACAATTACGACAGAAGCATGTCGTGATTATTATGTACAAGAAAAAACATTGTCTGATGATGTGAAAGATCAAATAGATACAGCATTGAGTACCTTAGAACAAACGATTGGTAAGCGTTTAGGAGATACAGAAAATCCTTTATTAGTGTCTGTTAGAAGTGGGTCTGTCTTTTCAATGCCAGGAATGATGGATACGGTGTTGAATTTAGGATTAAATGATGAAACAACAGAAGCTCTTGCAAGACAAAATAATGATAAAAAATTTGCATATGATAGTTATAGACGTTTTATTCAAATGTTTTCAGATGTTGTCATGGGAATTGAAAAATATCGTTTTGAGCAAGTATTAGCAGAAGTAAAAAGAGAGAATTGTATTGCTCATGATCGTGATTTGTCTGCTAACTTATTGTTAAGTATTATTGAGCGTTTTAAAGATATTTATTTTAAAGAAACAGGTAATCGTTTTCCAACAGATGTTAAAGAACAATTATTATTAACAGTAGAGGCTGTTTTTAAGTCATGGAATAATCAACGTGCAAAAGTGTATCGTAAATTAAATAATATTAGTGATTCTTTAGGAACAGCGGTTAATGTGCAAGCAATGGTATTTGGGAATATGGGGAATACGAGTGGAACAGGTGTTTGTTTTAGTCGAAATCCTGTAGATGGGACAAAAGTTTTATTTGGTGAATATTTAATTGATGCACAAGGTGAGGATGTTGTGGCGGGTATTCGTACGCCGCAACCGATTGAAACATTAAAAGAAGAGTTGCCACAGGTTTATGAAGAACTGGTACGTGTTGTTGAAAAATTAGAAAACCACTATAAAGATATGCAAGATATTGAATTTACAGTGGAAAATAATCGTTTGTATTTGTTACAAACTCGAAATGCAAAACGAACAGCAAAAGCAGCGGTAGAGGTTGCGGTTACGTTAGTGGATGAGGGGATTTTAACAAAAGAAGAAGCTATTTTGCGTATTACAACTGATGATATCAATAAGTTATTACATCCAACATTTGATGAAAAGGCTTTAAAAGAAGCAACACTTTTAGCAACAGGGTTAGCTGCTTCTCCTGGAGCAGCGGTAGGGCATATTTATTTTACTGCTCAAGAAGCTGTAAAAGCATCTAAAGAAAAAAATGTCATTTTATTAAGACAAGAAACATCTCCTGAAGATATTGAAGGAATGGTTAGTTCTCAAGCGATTGTTACAAGTACGGGTGGTATGACATCACATGCGGCAGTTGTAGCAAGAGGTATGGGAAAATGTTGTGTATGTGGTTGTCAAAATCTTGTGATTGATGAACAGGCAAAAACAGTTCGTATAGAAGACACAATATTACGTGAGGGAGATATGTTATCGGTTGATGGAAGCACAGGTTGTATTTATTTAGGGGAAATAAAACAAGCCAGCGCTGTAAAACAAGAAAGTTTTGCTAGATTGATGACGTGGGTTGATGAGATTAGAGAATTAATGGTATATGTGAATGCAGACAATGCTCATGATACACAAGTTGGTTTAAGCTTTGGTGCAGCTGGTGTTGGTTTATGTCGTACAGAGCATATGTTTTTTGAAGAAAATCGTATTGGTCTAGTACGTAAAATGATTTTGTCGAATGATTTAGAAAGTCGTTTAGTCTTTTTAAATCAATTAGAAGTTATTCAACGGGATGATTTTTATCAAATGTTCAATGTGTTAAATGGAAAATCAATCAATATCCGTTTGCTTGATCCGCCATTGCACGAATTTTTACCACATGAAGAAAAACAAATTGTGGCACTTTCAAAAGAATTAGGATGTTCTCGAGAAGAATTAGAGGCAAAAATAGCTAGTTTATCAGAGTTTAATCCGATGATGGGGCATAGAGGATGTCGTTTAGGTGTGACTTATCCAGAGGTGTATTTGATGCAAGCTAAGGCGATTTCTTCTGCGGCTATTCAAGCGAAAAAAGAAGGGGTTGATGTTCATGTTGAAATTATGATTCCTTTAGTTAGTGTTGTAGAGGAACTGGTATTCTTAAAAACACAGATTGAGCATCTAGTAGAGAGTCAAATAGAGGAATCTGGTGTAAGTTTCCAATACAAAATAGGGACAATGATTGAAATTCCTAGAGCGTGTTTTATTGCGGATCAGTTAGCTGAACATGCAGCATTCTTTAGTTTTGGAACAAATGATTTAACGCAGTTGACGTATGGGTATTCTCGTGATGACGCGTCTAAATTTATTGATATTTATAAGCAAAAACATATTTTGGCACATGATCCATTTGTTCATTTAGATGAAAGTGGAGTATTATCATTGATAAAAATGGCGAAAGAAAAAGCTAAAAAAGTTAATCCGAATATTAAAATTGGTGTGTGTGGGGAACATGGCGGTGATGAGAAATCCGTTATTTTATGTGGAAAAATTGGGTTAGAATATGTGTCTTGTTCACCTTATAGAGTGTTGATTGCTAAGTTAGCAGCAGCAAAAGCTGCCATTTTAAAAAAATAA
- the secY2 gene encoding accessory Sec system protein translocase subunit SecY2: protein MSIMKYLKNRVILRKVSFTLGIIFIYLLGTHLTVSKDVYVIKQLNELSVIGSMLGADYTQLSIFTLGLAPWMSTMILWRGLSIFKRLELDKKSQKKINGWQMRFIFILAVIQALTFVLLNMRGKEHSLLEIITLSSVLVTGVFVLMFLVSMNTAYGIGGFTIIIIVGIVRTITKRFVTYFFNGTPFDIYKLLLCIYLFFVILILITLDRAERRIEVNRLMINNAFQDKSYLSIRLNTSGGMSIMYTFTILMLPQYLFQLLNYTFPEQILFQQLIDMFRLTNVSGVTIYSIVLFFLTIGFSFLNIDPEDIAKTLRNSGDYISGLRPGKETKEYLHQIILRLSFVNAITLTLFAGVPLYIGVFDKSFSEILTLPGSVMLLVGLTLSIYDQLSVLTIKKNYHSLF from the coding sequence ATGTCAATAATGAAATATTTAAAAAACAGAGTTATTTTACGGAAAGTATCGTTTACGCTAGGTATTATTTTTATCTATTTATTAGGGACACATCTGACAGTGAGTAAAGATGTTTATGTGATTAAGCAGTTAAATGAGTTGTCTGTTATTGGGAGTATGCTTGGTGCTGATTATACGCAGTTAAGTATTTTTACACTAGGTTTAGCTCCATGGATGTCCACGATGATTTTATGGCGTGGATTGAGTATATTTAAACGTTTAGAATTAGATAAGAAATCACAAAAAAAAATAAATGGTTGGCAAATGCGTTTTATTTTTATATTAGCCGTCATTCAAGCATTAACGTTTGTTCTTTTGAATATGAGAGGAAAAGAGCACTCTCTTTTAGAGATTATTACATTGAGTAGTGTTTTAGTTACAGGGGTTTTTGTTTTAATGTTTCTTGTTAGTATGAATACGGCGTATGGTATAGGTGGTTTTACAATCATTATCATTGTAGGTATTGTTCGTACCATAACGAAAAGATTTGTGACCTATTTCTTTAATGGGACACCATTTGATATATATAAACTTCTTCTATGTATCTATTTATTTTTTGTGATATTGATTTTAATTACACTTGATCGGGCAGAGCGTCGGATTGAAGTCAATCGTTTAATGATCAATAATGCATTTCAAGATAAATCGTATTTATCTATTCGATTGAATACGTCGGGTGGTATGTCAATTATGTACACGTTCACGATTTTGATGTTACCACAATATTTATTCCAACTTTTAAATTATACATTTCCTGAACAAATATTATTTCAACAGTTGATAGATATGTTTCGTTTAACAAATGTGAGTGGCGTCACGATATATAGTATTGTGCTGTTCTTTTTAACGATTGGATTTTCGTTTTTAAATATCGATCCAGAAGATATTGCCAAAACATTAAGAAATTCAGGAGATTATATTTCTGGGCTTAGACCAGGAAAAGAAACTAAAGAGTATTTGCATCAGATTATATTAAGATTGAGTTTTGTAAATGCTATTACTCTTACTTTATTTGCGGGTGTGCCATTGTATATTGGGGTATTTGATAAATCTTTTAGTGAGATTTTGACTTTACCTGGTTCTGTCATGTTATTAGTTGGATTGACTTTGTCCATTTATGATCAATTATCCGTATTAACGATTAAGAAAAATTATCATTCATTATTTTAA
- the asp1 gene encoding accessory Sec system protein Asp1: MFYFIPSWYNSKKDWFLNTLPWYLVPQKIEFDDTINQVRMFSDANEDVQLILLNYMPHLRYFLYRQELLHVPYWSVFDDIQSITIQEQLSVFDYKQLPWPEHVEFVYTPFLIVVRQDNQTLARIEYGYDGNIIWIDFFNNAQIEKRYIVDDRGFISCIVYMKNNVEEYREYLNMYGQWQIREYVETGYVEVNEAYAHLFKKAAYESMFDLLSEKIHDYLHNRQETIVLASDIQHNELILKQVSSQFIVLSFFENRYDLNSEQLLLDANRSDMIVVSTENQKHQIKEKIQNEHIYVLPPFDARLSLGESQREHLSYIYLRADDVSSDIFEQVIIRIGQIMREEKEVVLIIGTYYAHLEQVLLEKTKKIIEEYIEPTFFDVEEQDTFIGIDVKKEDRVSVHVSKREDDLIKLLKKVRLVIDLSDNPDVFTQIASISAGIPTINLYRSMYIEHEKNGFILNTIEDLSEAIHHYLDGLRRWNEALVYTVQRISNYTSGKIVSDWKLLIRRKNG, from the coding sequence ATGTTTTATTTTATTCCGTCGTGGTATAACAGTAAGAAAGATTGGTTTTTAAATACATTGCCGTGGTATTTAGTTCCACAAAAAATTGAATTTGACGATACAATCAATCAAGTGAGAATGTTTTCTGATGCAAATGAAGATGTGCAGTTGATATTACTAAATTATATGCCACATTTACGTTATTTTTTATATAGACAAGAGTTGCTACATGTCCCTTATTGGTCTGTATTTGATGATATACAAAGCATTACTATACAAGAACAATTGAGTGTATTTGATTATAAACAATTACCTTGGCCTGAACACGTAGAGTTTGTATATACTCCTTTTTTAATCGTTGTAAGGCAGGACAATCAAACTTTAGCACGTATTGAATATGGTTATGATGGGAATATTATATGGATTGATTTTTTCAATAATGCTCAAATAGAAAAACGTTATATTGTGGATGATAGAGGATTTATTTCTTGTATAGTCTATATGAAAAATAATGTTGAAGAATATCGTGAATATCTTAATATGTATGGGCAGTGGCAAATACGTGAGTATGTGGAAACAGGGTATGTTGAAGTCAATGAAGCATATGCACATTTGTTTAAAAAAGCAGCGTATGAGTCTATGTTTGATTTACTTTCAGAGAAAATACATGACTATTTACATAATCGACAAGAAACGATTGTTCTTGCAAGTGATATACAACATAATGAGTTGATTTTAAAACAAGTATCTTCTCAGTTTATTGTGCTATCTTTTTTTGAAAATAGATATGATTTAAATAGTGAACAATTACTTTTAGATGCAAATCGTTCTGATATGATTGTTGTGTCAACAGAAAATCAAAAACATCAAATAAAGGAAAAAATACAGAATGAACATATTTATGTGTTGCCACCTTTTGATGCAAGATTGTCATTAGGAGAAAGCCAAAGAGAGCATCTATCGTATATTTATTTACGAGCAGATGATGTTTCTTCGGATATTTTTGAACAAGTAATTATTCGAATTGGGCAGATAATGCGTGAAGAAAAAGAGGTAGTACTCATTATTGGTACATATTATGCACATCTTGAGCAAGTATTATTAGAAAAAACGAAAAAAATCATAGAAGAGTATATTGAGCCGACTTTTTTTGATGTGGAAGAACAGGATACATTTATCGGGATTGATGTAAAAAAAGAAGATAGAGTATCGGTACATGTATCAAAACGTGAAGATGATTTAATTAAACTTTTAAAAAAAGTGCGATTAGTCATTGATTTATCCGATAATCCAGATGTGTTTACACAAATAGCAAGTATTAGTGCAGGGATACCGACAATCAATTTATATCGGTCGATGTATATCGAACATGAAAAAAATGGGTTTATTTTAAATACTATTGAAGATTTATCCGAAGCGATTCATCATTATTTAGACGGATTGCGTCGGTGGAACGAAGCGTTGGTATATACGGTACAGCGTATTTCAAATTATACGAGTGGGAAAATTGTATCGGATTGGAAATTATTGATAAGGAGAAAAAATGGGTGA
- the asp2 gene encoding accessory Sec system protein Asp2: protein MGEQIRVLSIGQMNPKITIQDIPENIEWIHISPENVFLYITHVKQEAELEKKPVRRFSAIVIECIKDVKNIDCLDDFIEPYRVFYMSEGYLLSVEQKLFMKRKLAKKCSLRHLPEKLELISKAFYERQSYGDKFHIEQIMISPNVKGKVRYTGHNNVSLSVKDIDDFQEVAIWKYNYLHGDKPFTFWLEYQADKQLEVQLVIHAIKYGSVADIMNRYVYSQKDMETPITLDEQGFVNLCFSLQVRGSGTIHIGALHKRDSRFFEGDFFVGGQTFRDSKREEFHYYFHPGDLTPPLNVYFSGFKGVEGFEGYRMMQRLGAPFLLISDSRLTGGAFYLGSEEFEKGIVNVIRDSLDWLGFTNDQLVLSGLSMGTFGALYYGAKLLPHTILVGKPLVNLGDVAFNELMHRPGVFPTSLDLLQKITGKNSKQTIDALNQRFWQVFDEADFEKTSFVLSYMKNDDYDMNAYHDILNHLKDSRARIISKGIAGRHNDNTNAILEWFRNQYEDVLKLDFKRSRK from the coding sequence ATGGGTGAGCAAATAAGAGTGCTGTCTATTGGGCAAATGAATCCTAAGATAACTATACAGGATATACCTGAAAATATTGAGTGGATACATATATCTCCAGAGAATGTATTTTTATATATAACTCATGTTAAACAAGAGGCTGAATTAGAGAAAAAACCAGTAAGACGGTTTTCAGCTATTGTGATTGAGTGTATTAAAGATGTGAAAAATATTGATTGTTTAGACGATTTTATTGAGCCGTATCGAGTGTTTTATATGTCAGAAGGGTATTTACTGTCCGTTGAACAAAAGCTATTTATGAAGAGGAAACTAGCTAAAAAATGTTCATTACGACATTTGCCTGAAAAGCTCGAGTTGATTTCTAAAGCCTTTTATGAACGTCAATCTTATGGGGATAAATTTCACATAGAACAGATAATGATTAGTCCGAATGTAAAAGGAAAAGTAAGGTATACGGGACATAATAATGTATCTTTATCTGTGAAAGATATTGATGATTTTCAAGAAGTGGCGATTTGGAAATACAACTATTTACACGGGGACAAGCCTTTTACATTTTGGTTGGAGTATCAAGCAGACAAGCAATTAGAGGTACAGTTAGTTATCCACGCGATTAAATATGGTTCTGTGGCGGATATTATGAATCGTTATGTGTATTCACAAAAAGATATGGAAACACCTATCACTTTAGACGAACAAGGATTTGTTAATCTATGTTTTTCTTTACAAGTGAGAGGAAGTGGGACTATTCATATCGGAGCTTTGCACAAAAGAGATTCTCGTTTTTTTGAGGGGGATTTTTTTGTAGGAGGACAAACATTTAGAGATTCAAAGAGAGAGGAATTTCATTACTATTTCCATCCGGGAGATTTAACACCACCTTTAAATGTGTATTTTTCAGGTTTTAAAGGCGTTGAGGGATTTGAAGGGTATAGAATGATGCAACGGTTAGGAGCACCTTTTTTATTGATTAGTGATTCTCGTTTAACAGGGGGTGCCTTTTATTTAGGAAGCGAAGAATTTGAGAAAGGCATTGTCAATGTGATACGTGATAGTTTAGATTGGTTAGGTTTTACAAACGATCAACTTGTATTATCAGGATTATCTATGGGAACTTTTGGTGCCTTGTACTACGGTGCAAAATTATTGCCTCACACCATTTTAGTTGGAAAGCCTCTTGTAAATTTGGGAGATGTTGCTTTTAATGAGTTAATGCATAGACCAGGTGTCTTTCCAACCTCTTTAGATCTTTTACAAAAAATAACAGGAAAAAATAGTAAGCAGACGATAGATGCTTTAAATCAACGTTTTTGGCAAGTGTTTGATGAGGCTGATTTTGAGAAGACGTCATTTGTTTTGTCTTATATGAAAAATGATGATTACGATATGAATGCATATCATGATATTTTAAATCATTTGAAAGATAGTCGTGCAAGAATTATTAGTAAAGGTATTGCTGGTCGACACAATGATAATACAAATGCTATTCTAGAATGGTTTCGAAATCAGTATGAGGATGTGTTAAAACTTGATTTTAAAAGGAGTAGAAAATGA
- the asp3 gene encoding accessory Sec system protein Asp3 — MTGITHYIYWSNYTANTYLYGSSIDYIAPDNVVFENELMPSGTRIQTWKSKTHYQADRQALQLPILLASKTYKLQANINTTPSNTLYVRLNFFDRFDECLSFVMLKDLSTSLEFVCPLGTQYYTVELMSAGCVRLEFHYLTISEVSQNKDRLLNIDKNEPYLMVLFTEPRINGLHHIQSHDLKGIKNVLCIENDKDQGHFYLDDKVIKEVSFLIDCAKMDLNSQLIYFAGYGPVSNLAALYYATSIFLDSQAFVTRDFYTVDDYMKKYREYGIQKVLEKDWIDTHLQKRNVTLYGKGSMVSDVFVQPFVDYKSQLAYLHF, encoded by the coding sequence ATGACAGGTATAACACACTATATTTATTGGAGTAATTATACTGCCAATACATATTTATATGGTTCTAGTATTGATTATATAGCACCTGATAATGTTGTTTTTGAAAATGAACTGATGCCGTCGGGTACAAGAATCCAAACGTGGAAGTCAAAAACACATTATCAAGCAGATAGACAAGCATTACAATTACCTATTTTATTAGCTTCTAAAACGTATAAATTACAAGCGAATATAAATACAACGCCTTCTAACACATTGTACGTACGTTTGAATTTTTTTGATCGCTTTGATGAGTGCTTATCTTTTGTCATGCTAAAAGATTTGAGTACAAGTTTAGAGTTTGTTTGCCCATTAGGGACACAGTATTATACAGTTGAATTGATGAGTGCTGGTTGCGTCCGTCTTGAATTTCATTATTTAACGATTAGTGAAGTATCTCAAAATAAAGATAGGTTATTAAATATTGATAAAAATGAACCGTATTTAATGGTTCTATTTACTGAGCCTAGAATAAATGGATTGCATCATATTCAAAGTCATGATTTGAAAGGTATAAAAAATGTATTATGTATTGAAAATGACAAAGATCAAGGACATTTTTATTTAGACGATAAAGTGATAAAAGAAGTATCGTTTTTAATTGATTGTGCTAAGATGGATTTGAATAGTCAGTTGATTTATTTTGCAGGATACGGTCCTGTAAGTAATCTTGCAGCTTTATATTATGCGACATCTATTTTTTTAGATAGTCAAGCTTTTGTCACACGTGATTTTTATACTGTGGATGATTATATGAAAAAGTATCGAGAGTATGGTATACAAAAAGTATTGGAAAAAGATTGGATAGATACGCATTTACAAAAACGTAATGTGACTTTATATGGAAAAGGAAGTATGGTATCGGATGTATTTGTACAACCATTTGTTGATTATAAAAGTCAACTAGCATATCTTCACTTTTAA